A window from Streptomyces sp. NBC_00271 encodes these proteins:
- a CDS encoding GlxA family transcriptional regulator: protein MKDSSTGRKPLVVTVLVFPAVRLLDVTGPIEVFSTANEFGGRYRVHTVSPDGADVVTASGTGLRVDLAAAQVRGASDVVVIPGGPEWPSLIKDDALLDAIRELDARSCRTASVCTGAFLLAAAGLLDGRKATTHWRFADQLALRYPRVTVEMDALFVRDGHIMTSAGVSSGIDLSLALVEEHLGADVARAVAKDMVVFMQRPGGQSQFSVRTHTPHARQEMLRRILDAVAEDPSAPHTLAAMARRAGVSPRHMTRLFHDEMTMTPARYVEQVRMEAAQAMLEESDNPMATVARRTGFGSPESLRRAFTRNLGITPGAYRARFRTTHTAGDGKRA, encoded by the coding sequence ATGAAGGACAGCTCGACAGGCAGGAAGCCGCTGGTGGTGACCGTGCTGGTCTTCCCGGCCGTCCGGCTGCTCGACGTCACGGGTCCGATCGAGGTGTTCTCGACGGCCAACGAGTTCGGTGGCCGGTACCGCGTGCACACGGTCTCCCCGGACGGCGCCGACGTGGTCACCGCATCCGGCACCGGACTGCGCGTCGACCTGGCGGCCGCGCAGGTGCGCGGGGCCAGCGATGTGGTCGTCATCCCCGGCGGCCCGGAGTGGCCGTCTCTCATCAAGGACGACGCCCTGCTGGACGCCATAAGGGAGCTCGACGCACGCAGTTGCCGCACCGCGTCCGTCTGCACCGGGGCGTTCCTCCTCGCCGCGGCCGGCCTGCTCGACGGACGCAAGGCGACCACGCACTGGCGCTTCGCCGACCAGCTGGCTCTGCGCTACCCGCGGGTGACCGTGGAGATGGACGCCCTGTTCGTGCGCGACGGCCACATCATGACCTCGGCCGGCGTCAGCTCGGGCATCGACCTCTCGCTCGCCCTGGTCGAAGAGCACCTCGGCGCCGATGTCGCCCGCGCCGTGGCCAAGGACATGGTCGTGTTCATGCAGCGGCCGGGCGGCCAGTCTCAGTTCAGTGTCCGTACTCACACCCCGCACGCGAGACAGGAGATGCTGCGCCGGATCCTGGACGCGGTCGCCGAGGACCCGTCCGCCCCCCACACCCTGGCCGCCATGGCACGCCGTGCGGGTGTGAGCCCCCGCCACATGACGCGCCTGTTCCACGACGAGATGACCATGACCCCGGCCCGCTATGTCGAGCAGGTCCGCATGGAAGCCGCCCAGGCGATGCTGGAGGAAAGCGACAACCCCATGGCCACGGTGGCCCGGCGCACCGGCTTCGGGTCACCGGAGTCGCTGCGCCGCGCCTTCACGCGCAACCTGGGCATCACGCCGGGGGCCTACCGGGCACGCTTCCGTACGACGCACACCGCGGGCGACGGCAAACGCGCCTGA
- a CDS encoding CoA-acylating methylmalonate-semialdehyde dehydrogenase, with amino-acid sequence MKTVTHWISGKPFGDASGASGTWGPVTDPATGEVTAQVAMAGADEVDAAVAAAKQAYATWSTSSLAHRIAILFRYRELLNARRDDFAALITAEQGKTHADALGEVARGLEIVELACGLGTALKGETSTGVSSQIDVASIRQPLGVIVGISPFNFPAMISMWMFPMAIACGNTFVHKPSSKAPSASMLLAELAAEAGVPDGVLNILHGDEVAVNALLDHPDVAAVSFVGSTPVARHVYTRASASGKRVQALGEAKNHMLVLPDADLDAAADAAMTAAYGSAGQRCMAVSVVVAVGSAGDALVSRIAERATKIKIGPGNDPTSDMGPLITKAHRDEVADYVAGAAAQGADVILDGRGFTVEGLENGHWMGISLLDKVSTDSDAYRNEIFGPVLCVLRAETYEEAMAIINGSPYGNASAIFTRDGGAARRFQLEVETGMVGVNVPMPVPVGYHSFGGWKDSAFGDHRMYGSEATHFYTRGKVITSRWPDPAETPAGPDLGFPASH; translated from the coding sequence ATGAAGACCGTCACCCACTGGATCAGTGGCAAGCCGTTCGGAGACGCTTCAGGCGCCTCCGGCACCTGGGGCCCCGTCACCGACCCCGCGACCGGGGAGGTCACCGCGCAGGTTGCGATGGCCGGCGCCGACGAGGTCGACGCTGCGGTCGCCGCGGCGAAGCAGGCGTACGCCACCTGGTCCACGTCCTCGCTCGCGCACCGGATCGCGATCCTCTTCCGCTACCGCGAGCTGCTGAACGCGCGCCGCGACGACTTCGCCGCGCTGATCACCGCCGAGCAGGGCAAGACCCACGCGGACGCGCTGGGCGAGGTGGCCCGGGGCCTAGAGATCGTCGAACTGGCCTGCGGGCTCGGCACGGCACTCAAGGGCGAGACGTCCACGGGGGTGTCGAGCCAGATCGACGTCGCGTCGATCCGCCAACCGCTCGGTGTGATCGTCGGCATCTCGCCGTTCAACTTCCCCGCGATGATCAGCATGTGGATGTTTCCCATGGCGATCGCCTGCGGGAACACCTTCGTCCACAAGCCGAGCAGCAAGGCCCCGTCCGCGTCCATGCTCCTCGCGGAACTCGCGGCCGAAGCCGGCGTGCCCGACGGTGTGCTCAACATCCTGCACGGTGACGAGGTCGCGGTGAACGCGCTCCTCGACCACCCGGACGTGGCGGCCGTTTCGTTCGTGGGCTCCACGCCTGTCGCCCGCCACGTGTACACCAGGGCGTCCGCCAGCGGCAAGCGTGTCCAGGCCCTCGGCGAAGCGAAGAACCACATGCTGGTCCTGCCCGACGCCGACCTCGACGCGGCGGCCGACGCCGCCATGACCGCAGCCTACGGCTCCGCAGGTCAGCGCTGCATGGCAGTCTCCGTGGTAGTCGCGGTCGGCTCGGCGGGCGACGCGCTGGTGTCCCGGATCGCCGAGCGGGCCACAAAAATCAAGATCGGCCCGGGCAACGACCCCACGTCCGACATGGGCCCACTCATCACCAAGGCGCACCGCGACGAGGTCGCGGACTATGTCGCGGGTGCGGCCGCCCAGGGAGCCGACGTGATACTCGACGGCAGGGGCTTCACCGTCGAGGGTCTGGAGAACGGGCACTGGATGGGCATCTCGCTCCTCGACAAGGTCAGCACAGACTCGGACGCCTACCGGAACGAGATCTTCGGTCCCGTCCTGTGCGTGCTGCGTGCAGAAACCTACGAGGAGGCCATGGCCATCATCAACGGCTCCCCCTACGGCAACGCCAGCGCCATCTTCACCCGCGACGGCGGCGCGGCCCGCCGGTTTCAGCTGGAGGTCGAAACCGGCATGGTCGGCGTGAACGTGCCGATGCCCGTGCCGGTGGGCTACCACTCCTTCGGCGGCTGGAAGGACTCGGCCTTCGGCGACCACCGCATGTACGGCAGCGAAGCCACGCACTTCTACACGCGCGGCAAGGTCATCACGAGCCGCTGGCCGGACCCGGCCGAGACGCCGGCTGGCCCGGACCTGGGCTTCCCCGCGTCCCACTGA
- a CDS encoding DUF6884 domain-containing protein — MTAYEHADCLGPELVVIPCGSRTLGWPARAADMYLGSYHRACRRAAETLQTERLLILSTRYGLPDLDDVIEPYDTPHGTAGSTTARLLLEQATERNVVQLDPVVALGDARHTALVHTVWPHARTPLAGTRGMGEQMACLAAIREGQARHRG; from the coding sequence ATGACCGCATACGAGCATGCCGACTGTCTCGGACCGGAACTCGTTGTCATCCCCTGTGGCAGCCGCACACTGGGATGGCCCGCGCGAGCGGCAGACATGTACCTCGGCTCTTACCACCGTGCGTGCCGCAGGGCAGCCGAAACGCTCCAGACCGAGCGTCTGCTCATCCTCTCGACGCGCTACGGCCTCCCGGACCTCGACGACGTCATCGAGCCGTACGACACACCCCATGGCACGGCCGGTTCGACAACAGCCCGGCTTCTCCTGGAACAGGCAACCGAGCGAAACGTCGTACAACTCGACCCCGTCGTCGCCCTCGGTGACGCGCGGCATACGGCCCTGGTCCACACGGTCTGGCCGCACGCCCGCACGCCGCTGGCCGGGACGCGCGGCATGGGCGAGCAAATGGCCTGCCTTGCAGCGATACGCGAAGGGCAAGCTCGGCACCGAGGGTGA
- a CDS encoding alpha-L-fucosidase, which translates to MTSSPFPLSRRRLLAAAGATTAVGLLRFAPEAAATGGPGSYTASWSSVDQHPPAPAWFQDAKFGIYYHWGVFSVPAFGNEWYPRNMYIGGSAENNHHKATYGDPSVWPYNNFIDGARDKAGNYVQFAPKLASQGGNWDPNAWAQLFKAAGAKFAGPVAEHHDGFSMWNSRSSPWNSVQRGPRLDLVGLHAQAIRGQGLKFMASLHHAYHFNGFYDHVPNQSDPTLRVLFGQQGAAAENKLWYDKLVEVIAGYQPDLVWQDFDLGLVQESYRLEFLAHYYNQAVAWNKDVVATYKDGLNNKGEVFDFERGGPGGLLTPYWLTDDSISSSSWCYTVGIGYYSTQALVHSLIDRVSKGGNMLLNIAPMADGTIPSGQQSILLAMGDWLGRFGEAVYATRSWASYGEGPTKMGGGSFSGPVAGKPQDIRFTRSRDNKVLYATALGWQGGTMTITTLNSNQINLSSLTGAKLLNNTAGTYIDLPAPTQDASGLHLTMPSSNPPFNALAYTVKLTFSGEIPVLGAPGGSTTWVEIANVTSGLLLDSGGNVASGSNLKQWNSDGSTNLQWQLIDVGNGYYRIMNRTNGMAADSWGNSANGAPARQEAWNGGNNQQWSLNSLGGNRYQIVNRGTGTSLDGSGSTTVGSTTVMWTPNSSTNNEWTITAV; encoded by the coding sequence ATGACCTCCTCCCCCTTCCCGCTCAGCCGGCGCCGACTGCTGGCGGCGGCCGGCGCGACGACGGCCGTCGGCCTGCTGCGGTTCGCCCCCGAGGCCGCCGCCACCGGCGGCCCCGGAAGCTACACCGCGAGCTGGTCCTCCGTGGACCAGCACCCCCCGGCCCCGGCCTGGTTCCAGGACGCCAAGTTCGGCATCTACTACCACTGGGGCGTCTTCAGCGTTCCCGCGTTCGGGAACGAGTGGTACCCGCGCAACATGTACATCGGCGGCTCGGCCGAGAACAACCACCACAAGGCCACCTACGGCGACCCCTCGGTGTGGCCGTACAACAACTTCATCGACGGTGCCCGCGACAAGGCCGGCAACTACGTGCAGTTCGCTCCCAAACTGGCCTCCCAGGGCGGCAACTGGGACCCGAACGCCTGGGCGCAGCTGTTCAAGGCCGCAGGCGCCAAGTTCGCCGGGCCGGTCGCCGAGCACCACGACGGCTTCTCCATGTGGAACAGCCGCTCCAGCCCGTGGAACTCGGTCCAGCGCGGCCCCAGACTCGACCTTGTGGGGCTGCACGCGCAGGCCATCCGCGGGCAGGGGCTGAAGTTCATGGCTTCCCTGCACCACGCCTACCACTTCAACGGCTTCTACGACCATGTGCCGAACCAGTCGGACCCGACGCTCCGCGTCCTGTTCGGCCAGCAGGGCGCGGCGGCGGAGAACAAGCTCTGGTACGACAAGCTGGTCGAGGTCATCGCCGGCTACCAGCCCGACCTGGTCTGGCAGGACTTCGACCTGGGCCTGGTGCAGGAGTCCTACCGGCTCGAGTTCCTCGCGCACTACTACAACCAGGCCGTCGCCTGGAACAAGGACGTGGTGGCGACTTACAAGGACGGCCTCAACAACAAGGGGGAGGTCTTCGACTTCGAGCGCGGCGGCCCGGGAGGGCTGCTCACCCCCTACTGGCTGACCGACGACAGTATCTCCTCCTCCAGTTGGTGCTACACGGTGGGCATCGGCTACTACTCGACGCAGGCGCTGGTCCACTCGCTGATCGACCGGGTCAGCAAGGGCGGCAACATGCTGCTGAACATCGCTCCGATGGCCGACGGCACCATCCCCTCCGGGCAGCAGTCCATCCTGCTCGCCATGGGCGACTGGCTCGGCCGCTTCGGAGAGGCGGTCTACGCCACCCGCTCCTGGGCCAGTTACGGCGAGGGCCCCACCAAGATGGGTGGAGGCTCGTTCAGCGGACCGGTGGCCGGCAAACCGCAGGACATCCGGTTCACCCGCAGCCGGGACAACAAGGTCCTCTACGCCACCGCGCTGGGCTGGCAGGGCGGAACCATGACCATCACGACGCTGAACTCGAACCAGATCAACCTCAGCAGCCTGACAGGCGCCAAACTGCTGAACAACACCGCCGGCACCTACATCGACCTGCCCGCACCGACCCAGGACGCTTCCGGCCTGCACCTCACCATGCCCTCGTCCAACCCGCCGTTCAACGCCCTGGCGTACACGGTCAAGCTCACGTTCTCCGGTGAGATCCCCGTCCTGGGCGCGCCGGGCGGCTCCACAACCTGGGTCGAGATCGCCAATGTGACCAGCGGACTGCTGCTCGACAGCGGGGGCAACGTCGCCTCCGGCTCCAACCTCAAGCAGTGGAACTCCGACGGGAGCACCAACCTGCAGTGGCAGCTGATCGACGTCGGCAACGGCTACTACCGCATCATGAACCGCACCAACGGCATGGCCGCCGACAGTTGGGGCAACTCCGCCAACGGCGCTCCCGCCCGCCAGGAGGCGTGGAACGGCGGCAACAACCAGCAGTGGTCGCTCAACAGCCTCGGCGGCAACCGCTACCAGATCGTCAATCGGGGCACCGGCACATCCCTTGACGGCAGCGGCAGCACCACGGTCGGCTCCACCACGGTGATGTGGACACCGAACTCCAGCACCAACAACGAATGGACCATCACTGCCGTCTGA
- a CDS encoding nuclear transport factor 2 family protein, with protein MDAMLDHPQSGDRFRGRETIAAQRGGHPADRHFTLRITGHAHVWVSECVTIYDGAPSYTVTVMGFVGHQVVHETQYFAALFGTPAWRAALAEPTPGRTIEEA; from the coding sequence GTGGACGCGATGCTGGACCATCCGCAGTCGGGTGACCGTTTCCGGGGCCGCGAGACGATCGCGGCGCAACGCGGCGGGCACCCGGCCGACCGGCACTTCACCCTGCGCATCACCGGCCACGCGCATGTATGGGTGAGCGAATGCGTCACCATCTACGACGGTGCGCCTTCGTACACGGTGACTGTCATGGGATTCGTCGGCCATCAGGTCGTGCACGAGACGCAGTACTTCGCCGCTCTTTTCGGCACGCCCGCGTGGCGGGCCGCGCTCGCGGAGCCGACGCCGGGGCGGACCATCGAGGAGGCCTGA
- a CDS encoding ricin-type beta-trefoil lectin domain protein, whose product MSAFSRLFRRLRASTAVLTGLVLAAGGIVGTTAEPAHAATSITINGTSGGRTFDGVGAISGGGGNSRLLIDYPEPQRGQVLDYLFRPGYGASLQILKAEIGGDTNSTSGAEPSHQHTRSDLNCDRGYEWWLMEQAKARNPDIKLYGLAWGAPGWIGGGNFWSTDMINYLLSWLGCAKQHGLSIDYLGGWNERGYNIAWYEQLRSALNANGYGKVEIVAAESDWAVANDVNSNSAFAASVSVIGTHYPCGYRSSQSNCAVPSAATSSGKRLWASENGSDDYNAGAPAVARGINRGYIDGRMTAYLNWPVVASITPNLPYPTMGLALASQPWSGSYSIGKNAWVMAQTSQFTAPGWHYLDSSSGYIGGNRNNGSYVSLKSTNNSDYSTVIETMDAGSAQTLNFNITGGLSTGAVHVWSTDVNSNKQADYLVHATDVTPSGSSFSVTVQPGRVYTLTTTTGQGNGTATGPAPGAMSLPYSDSFDGYATGTEAKYLMDWQGAFEEVGCGGGRSGKCVRQMSPQKPITWDALSDPHALLGDVSWSNYTVSSDVLLEQPGYAEVIGRANAQDYSSTGGLNAYQLRVSDTGAWSILNSNTNGSVSTLAHDTVTALGTNRWHTLALTFSGNTVTAVIDGSTVGSVNDFSWAGGQVGYATSQSETAQFDNLSITPGSGGPGGGTTATIVGAGSGRCVDVPNQSQTAGTQVQLWDCNGGANQQWTNTTAGELRVYGGDCLDASGQGTSPGTKVDIWTCNGGSNQKWTIKADGTITGVQSGLCLDATGSGTANGTLLQLWTCNGGSNQKWTRN is encoded by the coding sequence GTGTCAGCATTCAGCCGGTTGTTCCGGCGCCTACGCGCCTCGACGGCCGTGCTCACGGGCCTCGTCCTGGCCGCGGGCGGGATCGTGGGCACGACCGCCGAGCCGGCCCATGCCGCCACCTCGATCACGATCAACGGCACGTCCGGCGGCCGGACCTTCGACGGCGTCGGCGCGATCAGCGGCGGGGGCGGCAACAGCAGACTGCTGATCGACTACCCGGAGCCGCAGCGCGGCCAGGTCCTGGACTACCTGTTCCGGCCCGGCTACGGCGCCTCCCTGCAGATCCTCAAGGCCGAGATCGGCGGTGACACCAACTCCACCTCCGGCGCCGAGCCGAGTCACCAGCACACCCGGTCCGACTTGAACTGCGACCGTGGCTACGAATGGTGGCTGATGGAGCAGGCCAAGGCGCGCAACCCGGACATCAAGCTGTACGGGCTCGCCTGGGGAGCGCCTGGCTGGATCGGCGGAGGCAACTTCTGGTCCACCGACATGATCAACTACCTACTCTCGTGGCTGGGCTGCGCCAAGCAGCACGGGCTGAGCATCGACTACCTCGGCGGGTGGAACGAGCGAGGCTACAACATCGCCTGGTACGAGCAACTGCGCAGCGCGCTCAACGCCAACGGCTACGGCAAGGTCGAGATCGTCGCGGCCGAATCGGACTGGGCCGTGGCGAACGACGTCAACTCCAACTCGGCGTTCGCCGCCTCGGTGAGCGTCATCGGTACGCACTATCCCTGCGGCTACCGGTCCTCCCAGTCCAACTGCGCGGTGCCGTCGGCCGCCACCTCGTCCGGCAAGAGGCTGTGGGCGAGCGAGAACGGCTCGGACGACTACAACGCGGGAGCGCCGGCCGTGGCCCGCGGCATCAACCGCGGATACATCGACGGCCGGATGACCGCGTACCTCAACTGGCCGGTGGTCGCCTCCATCACGCCGAACCTGCCCTACCCCACCATGGGTCTCGCCCTGGCCTCGCAGCCGTGGTCCGGGTCCTACTCGATCGGCAAGAACGCCTGGGTGATGGCGCAGACCAGCCAGTTCACCGCACCGGGGTGGCACTACCTCGACTCCTCCAGCGGCTACATCGGCGGCAACCGCAACAACGGGAGCTACGTCTCGCTGAAGTCCACGAACAACTCCGACTACTCCACGGTCATCGAGACGATGGACGCCGGCAGCGCTCAGACGCTGAACTTCAACATCACCGGAGGGCTGTCCACCGGAGCCGTCCACGTCTGGTCGACCGACGTCAACTCCAACAAGCAGGCCGACTACCTTGTGCACGCCACCGACGTCACCCCCTCCGGCAGCAGCTTCAGCGTGACCGTACAGCCGGGCCGCGTGTACACCCTGACCACCACGACCGGCCAGGGCAACGGAACCGCCACCGGCCCCGCCCCGGGCGCGATGAGCCTGCCGTACAGCGATTCCTTCGACGGCTACGCCACCGGCACCGAGGCGAAGTACCTCATGGACTGGCAGGGCGCCTTCGAGGAGGTGGGCTGCGGCGGCGGCCGTAGCGGCAAGTGCGTGCGCCAGATGAGCCCGCAGAAGCCGATCACCTGGGACGCGCTGTCCGATCCGCACGCCTTGCTCGGTGACGTGAGCTGGAGCAACTACACCGTCTCGTCCGACGTGCTGCTCGAACAGCCGGGATACGCTGAGGTGATCGGCCGCGCGAACGCGCAGGACTACAGCAGCACCGGCGGGCTGAACGCCTACCAGCTGCGAGTGAGCGACACCGGGGCCTGGTCGATCCTGAACTCCAACACCAACGGCAGCGTCTCCACGCTGGCCCATGACACCGTCACGGCGCTGGGCACCAACCGGTGGCACACCCTGGCCCTCACCTTCTCCGGCAACACCGTCACCGCCGTCATCGACGGCTCCACGGTCGGTTCCGTGAACGACTTCAGCTGGGCCGGCGGCCAGGTCGGCTACGCGACCAGCCAGAGCGAGACGGCGCAGTTCGACAACCTGTCCATCACCCCCGGCAGCGGCGGACCCGGTGGCGGCACGACCGCCACGATCGTCGGGGCCGGTTCGGGCCGGTGCGTGGACGTGCCGAACCAGTCGCAGACGGCCGGCACCCAGGTGCAGCTGTGGGACTGCAACGGCGGCGCCAACCAGCAGTGGACGAACACCACGGCCGGTGAGCTGCGCGTCTACGGCGGCGACTGCCTGGACGCCTCGGGCCAGGGCACCAGCCCCGGAACCAAGGTGGACATCTGGACCTGCAACGGCGGCAGCAACCAGAAGTGGACGATCAAGGCCGACGGCACGATCACCGGTGTCCAGTCCGGCCTGTGCCTGGACGCCACCGGCTCGGGAACAGCCAACGGCACCTTGCTGCAGCTGTGGACCTGCAACGGCGGCAGCAACCAGAAGTGGACGCGCAACTGA
- a CDS encoding MFS transporter, which yields MGTSRSVPFCVSTVAELRAVQATVSLPQPYWRILAVLMVFNLVNFPDALLLLRAHELGLSTAGVVGVYAVYNLAYAALSYPAGALSDRLSRPLVFAAGLVFFAVGYLGLGLIHAPWLVFLVLPLYVWIRHLHRGGRQSLDLHPRSRPPAGHGPGPLPGRHRRLPGAPTGTYRL from the coding sequence GTGGGCACCTCGCGCTCGGTGCCGTTCTGTGTGAGCACCGTCGCCGAGCTTCGCGCCGTCCAGGCGACGGTGTCCCTGCCCCAGCCGTATTGGCGCATCCTCGCCGTGCTGATGGTCTTCAACCTGGTCAACTTCCCCGACGCACTGCTCCTGCTGCGCGCCCACGAGCTGGGCTTGTCCACGGCCGGGGTCGTCGGCGTGTATGCGGTCTACAACCTCGCCTACGCCGCCCTGTCCTACCCCGCCGGAGCCCTGTCCGACCGGCTGTCACGTCCGCTCGTATTCGCGGCGGGTCTGGTCTTCTTCGCTGTCGGCTACCTCGGCCTCGGCCTGATTCACGCGCCGTGGCTGGTCTTCCTGGTCCTACCTTTGTACGTTTGGATTCGCCACCTGCACCGAGGGGGTCGGCAAAGCCTGGATCTCCACCCTCGTTCCCGACCGCCAGCAGGGCACGGCCCAGGGCCTCTACCAGGGCGCCACCGGCGCCTGCCTGGGGCGCCGACGGGTACGTACCGCCTATAG
- a CDS encoding RICIN domain-containing protein yields the protein MRTRARPGRLMVAVGIVLVFVLHLLTTAESRAAAGVTLSVHLASTRGPSTGVGEGFLYGFTADGSQPADQFIKTLGINAFRGGGWFSGGWIKDGYQNGSATKADLDSIVAQAKRLTQAPYHAQYQVLVSDIYGANGGQPSNTKYPCDNGDCSNWIAFIDATVGALQASGSTFAYDIWNEPDISYFWTRGVNSAQYFQMWDTAYREIRRLAPSAQIVGPSFAFTPQGRADQWKTWLAHVKAAGTVPDMITNHDEGDGDDPVTVAQSLNGSLDAAGISRRPLSANEYQPADRQTAGVTAWYLARFAQSGYTNAMRGNWVCCITPNLTGVLTQSGGSWQPTGNWWALRDYADMTGTLVDTSGQVGSTAISASEDSSNKRAVAIIGDSNGYTGAASVTFDGLSSVPWLANADSAHLTVHRIADQAPLGAPQVVYDQNVSTLGGSVTVPFTFQSAHDAFAVYLTPAASSGGGFPDGYHQLVAAHDNLCLDVYGNSGSAGAKIDQWSCNGQSNQQFQFVPASGGYGELRAQSSGQDVAVSGGSTAAGTPDIVQQAVDTAPAALWLPIRQSDGSYEFQNQNSGLCLDVYGAGSTPGQQLDQWPCKNAPGTNQDFALR from the coding sequence ATGAGGACGAGAGCGAGGCCCGGCCGTCTGATGGTGGCAGTCGGCATCGTCTTGGTGTTCGTGCTGCACCTGCTCACGACGGCCGAGAGCCGGGCCGCCGCGGGCGTGACACTGAGCGTGCACCTGGCGTCGACGCGGGGCCCGTCGACCGGCGTGGGCGAGGGGTTCCTCTACGGCTTCACGGCGGACGGCAGCCAGCCGGCCGACCAGTTCATCAAGACGCTGGGGATCAACGCGTTCCGCGGCGGCGGCTGGTTCTCCGGCGGCTGGATCAAGGACGGCTACCAGAACGGCTCGGCCACCAAGGCGGACCTCGACTCGATCGTCGCGCAGGCGAAACGGTTGACCCAGGCGCCCTACCACGCGCAGTACCAGGTACTGGTCAGCGACATCTACGGGGCGAACGGCGGCCAGCCGTCGAACACCAAGTACCCCTGCGACAACGGCGACTGCTCCAACTGGATCGCCTTCATCGACGCCACGGTGGGGGCACTGCAGGCCTCGGGGTCGACCTTCGCGTACGACATCTGGAACGAGCCGGACATCTCCTACTTCTGGACCCGCGGGGTGAACAGCGCCCAGTACTTCCAGATGTGGGACACCGCCTACCGGGAGATCCGGCGCCTCGCCCCCTCGGCGCAGATCGTCGGGCCCTCCTTCGCCTTCACCCCGCAGGGCAGAGCGGATCAGTGGAAGACCTGGCTCGCACATGTGAAGGCGGCCGGGACGGTACCGGACATGATCACCAACCACGACGAGGGAGACGGGGACGACCCGGTCACCGTCGCGCAGTCGCTCAACGGCAGCCTGGACGCGGCGGGCATCAGCAGACGACCGCTCTCGGCGAACGAGTACCAGCCCGCCGACCGGCAGACGGCCGGGGTGACCGCCTGGTACCTGGCGCGGTTCGCGCAGTCCGGGTACACCAACGCGATGCGCGGCAACTGGGTGTGCTGCATCACCCCCAATCTGACCGGAGTTCTGACCCAGAGCGGGGGCAGCTGGCAGCCGACCGGCAACTGGTGGGCGCTTCGGGACTACGCCGACATGACCGGAACCCTCGTGGACACCTCCGGCCAGGTCGGCTCGACGGCGATCTCGGCCTCGGAGGACTCCTCCAACAAGCGCGCGGTGGCGATCATCGGCGACTCGAACGGGTACACCGGCGCCGCCTCCGTGACCTTCGACGGGCTGTCGTCAGTGCCCTGGCTGGCGAACGCCGACAGCGCGCACCTCACCGTGCACCGCATCGCCGACCAGGCACCGCTGGGCGCTCCCCAGGTCGTGTACGACCAGAACGTGAGCACCTTGGGCGGCTCGGTCACCGTGCCGTTCACGTTCCAGAGCGCGCACGATGCGTTCGCCGTCTACCTGACACCGGCCGCGTCCAGTGGCGGCGGCTTCCCCGACGGCTACCACCAACTCGTTGCCGCGCACGACAACTTGTGCCTGGACGTGTACGGGAATTCCGGCAGCGCGGGCGCCAAGATCGACCAGTGGAGCTGCAACGGGCAGAGCAACCAGCAGTTCCAGTTCGTACCCGCCTCGGGCGGCTACGGCGAGTTGCGAGCCCAGAGCTCCGGTCAGGACGTGGCGGTTTCGGGCGGCTCCACGGCCGCCGGTACGCCCGACATCGTCCAGCAGGCCGTGGACACAGCGCCCGCCGCTCTGTGGCTGCCGATCCGACAGTCCGACGGCTCCTACGAGTTCCAGAACCAGAACAGCGGTCTGTGCCTGGACGTTTATGGCGCCGGCAGCACTCCGGGTCAGCAACTGGACCAGTGGCCGTGCAAGAACGCGCCCGGCACCAACCAGGACTTCGCCCTGCGCTGA